One genomic window of Planctomycetaceae bacterium includes the following:
- a CDS encoding sodium:solute symporter, which yields MPTTHTTDMIVVAAYLLVVTLIGCLMTRKTRSAREFMSAGGSLPGWVVGLSIVGTFVSSISFVANPGKSYSGNWNPFVFSLSLPYAAWIATVFFVPFFRNCGSMSAYEHLEHRFGPWARLYAALFNVMYHVGRIGTILYLVSLAVSKLLELPVPAIIVGLGVLVVVYTLMGGIEAVIWTDVVQSVVLVGGMIVCAVLLVMKVPEGFFGIVRAASSMADNRLSLGSLEVSSRSFTGGTFWTTLVFGLFINVQNFAADQTYVQRYFTANSETAAKRSVWMGAVAYLPISAVLFFLGTGLFIFYQTTGTLPEGTKPDGVLPWFIMHELPDGVSGLLIAAILAAAMSTVDSSLNSSATLLLCDVRNRFLRRSSETESSSAAQDRSELRFLRLSTLGLGVAGVLAALAMIDVETMLEVWWTISGVLSGGTLGLILLARFTSVRGTAATLPATIAGVAGMAAVTLAHQDNAPGFLLPIKEYLSPLMAIVVGTMLVVIVAVVLSPFTSRGGNGVDDSVRGRV from the coding sequence ATGCCGACTACTCATACAACCGACATGATCGTTGTCGCGGCCTACCTGCTGGTGGTGACACTGATCGGCTGTCTGATGACGCGCAAAACCCGCTCGGCCCGCGAATTCATGTCGGCAGGCGGATCGCTGCCGGGCTGGGTTGTCGGACTTTCCATTGTCGGCACTTTCGTCAGCAGCATCAGCTTCGTGGCGAACCCCGGAAAGAGTTACTCCGGGAACTGGAATCCGTTCGTGTTCTCTCTGTCGCTGCCGTACGCGGCCTGGATCGCGACGGTTTTCTTTGTGCCGTTCTTTCGCAATTGCGGAAGCATGTCCGCCTACGAACACCTGGAACACCGGTTCGGTCCCTGGGCCAGGCTGTACGCCGCGCTGTTCAATGTGATGTACCACGTCGGCCGCATCGGAACGATCCTGTACCTGGTTTCTCTGGCGGTGTCGAAGTTACTGGAACTGCCGGTTCCTGCGATCATCGTCGGCCTGGGTGTACTGGTCGTCGTTTACACACTGATGGGCGGCATCGAAGCGGTGATCTGGACCGATGTTGTGCAAAGCGTCGTCCTGGTGGGCGGCATGATAGTCTGCGCTGTATTGCTGGTCATGAAGGTTCCGGAAGGCTTCTTCGGCATCGTCCGCGCGGCTTCGTCGATGGCGGACAACAGGCTGTCACTGGGTTCGCTGGAAGTCAGTTCCAGAAGTTTCACAGGCGGAACATTCTGGACGACGCTGGTCTTCGGGCTGTTTATTAACGTTCAGAACTTCGCCGCCGACCAGACCTATGTGCAGCGCTACTTCACCGCGAATTCCGAGACCGCCGCGAAACGCAGCGTGTGGATGGGAGCGGTCGCGTATCTGCCGATTTCCGCCGTGCTGTTCTTCCTGGGAACCGGACTCTTCATCTTCTACCAGACAACGGGAACGCTGCCGGAAGGAACAAAGCCCGACGGAGTCCTGCCGTGGTTCATCATGCACGAACTTCCCGACGGCGTCTCCGGACTGCTGATCGCCGCAATTCTGGCGGCTGCGATGAGCACTGTGGACTCGTCTCTGAACAGTTCGGCAACGCTGCTGCTGTGCGATGTCAGGAACCGCTTCCTGCGGCGATCATCGGAAACAGAGTCGTCGTCCGCAGCGCAGGATCGATCGGAACTGAGATTTCTGCGGCTTTCCACGCTGGGTCTGGGCGTCGCCGGAGTGCTGGCGGCGCTGGCCATGATCGATGTCGAAACGATGCTGGAAGTCTGGTGGACAATTTCCGGGGTTCTCAGCGGAGGCACATTGGGGTTGATCCTGCTGGCACGGTTTACGTCCGTTCGCGGAACCGCGGCGACGCTGCCGGCTACAATTGCAGGCGTTGCCGGGATGGCGGCTGTCACGCTCGCGCATCAGGACAACGCTCCCGGATTTCTGTTGCCGATTAAGGAATACCTGTCACCTCTGATGGCGATCGTCGTCGGAACAATGCTGGTTGTGATCGTCGCAGTCGTATTGTCACCGTTTACAAGTCGCGGCGGAAACGGAGTTGATGATTCCGTTCGCGGTCGTGTTTGA
- a CDS encoding SDR family oxidoreductase gives MMYTLLTGATGLVGRYLVRDLLLNGHKLAVVVRPSKKQTPAERMEIILQHWEDELGSRLPRPVVLAGDISDPGFGFSEEDRDWVRDHVDTIIHSAAILEFYGEDRSGEPWRTNLGGTQNMIELCRELDIRDIHYVSTAYVAGTQTTVAMEDALDVGQEFRNDYEHSKFLAEKAVREIDFADHVTVYRPAVIAGDSVTGYTNTYHGIYLYLRLAALMVPAVPPDENGVRHTPIRFWMTGEERRNVIPVEWVSAVMVRLFETPEARGGTYQMAPDVPLTSGEVIRYTGDYYNSTGAVLCGPPVEGVSQVARDEDEDQWLFERLYSENMGTYQPYETSDNVFDMTNTKRFAGDIICPRIDRTVIYRYIDYGTQDRWGKNRPQYDAPAAWACDVLAGVPAADDSQPDAVEVGVDAFGPGGGQFSLLLSDSGVSGIRRGLPDTESPVFHVPVELLVQAASGADCDAGELTSAWDGVSASQASKLTSLLVQALSATVPARPHSPPAVTASQATIAASQSLVAAAAAGCEH, from the coding sequence ATGATGTACACACTACTGACGGGTGCTACGGGACTGGTCGGACGCTATCTGGTCCGCGATTTGTTGTTGAACGGACATAAGCTGGCCGTTGTCGTTCGCCCGTCAAAGAAACAAACGCCCGCGGAACGAATGGAAATCATTCTTCAGCACTGGGAAGACGAACTGGGCAGCCGTTTGCCGCGGCCCGTGGTGCTGGCCGGCGATATTTCCGATCCCGGGTTCGGATTCAGTGAAGAAGATCGGGACTGGGTGCGGGACCACGTCGACACGATCATTCACAGCGCGGCGATTCTGGAATTCTACGGCGAAGATCGATCGGGTGAGCCGTGGCGGACCAATCTCGGCGGCACGCAAAATATGATCGAACTGTGCCGCGAACTGGACATTCGTGATATCCACTATGTGTCAACCGCCTACGTCGCCGGCACTCAGACCACCGTCGCGATGGAAGATGCACTGGACGTCGGCCAGGAATTTCGCAACGACTACGAACACAGCAAGTTTCTCGCGGAAAAGGCTGTTCGTGAGATCGATTTCGCCGATCACGTCACTGTGTACCGCCCGGCCGTGATTGCCGGCGATTCCGTCACCGGCTATACGAACACCTACCACGGCATCTACCTTTACCTGCGCTTGGCGGCATTGATGGTTCCCGCTGTTCCGCCGGACGAAAACGGTGTACGGCACACGCCGATCAGATTCTGGATGACAGGTGAGGAACGGCGCAACGTGATTCCGGTTGAATGGGTGTCGGCGGTCATGGTGCGCCTGTTCGAAACTCCCGAAGCACGGGGCGGCACCTACCAGATGGCTCCCGATGTTCCTCTGACATCCGGCGAAGTCATTCGATACACGGGCGACTACTACAATTCCACCGGAGCCGTCCTGTGCGGACCTCCGGTGGAAGGTGTCTCGCAGGTGGCAAGAGACGAAGACGAAGATCAATGGCTGTTCGAACGGCTCTATTCCGAAAACATGGGAACGTATCAGCCGTACGAAACCAGCGACAACGTGTTCGACATGACCAACACGAAACGCTTTGCCGGGGACATCATCTGTCCGCGGATCGATCGGACCGTGATCTACCGCTACATCGATTACGGCACACAGGATCGCTGGGGCAAGAACCGTCCGCAGTACGACGCTCCCGCAGCCTGGGCCTGCGACGTTTTGGCCGGCGTTCCCGCTGCGGATGACAGTCAGCCGGATGCTGTGGAAGTCGGCGTCGACGCGTTCGGGCCCGGAGGTGGACAGTTCAGCCTGCTGCTGTCCGATTCCGGTGTTTCGGGCATTCGTCGCGGGCTGCCGGATACGGAATCGCCCGTGTTTCACGTCCCCGTGGAGCTGCTGGTTCAGGCGGCATCCGGTGCTGATTGCGATGCCGGTGAGCTGACTTCGGCATGGGACGGCGTATCTGCGTCACAGGCTTCGAAACTGACCTCACTGTTGGTGCAGGCGCTTTCGGCGACCGTTCCCGCGCGCCCGCATAGCCCGCCTGCCGTCACGGCGTCACAGGCGACTATCGCGGCGAGCCAGTCCCTCGTCGCAGCAGCTGCGGCTGGTTGCGAGCATTGA